GTCGAGTTCATCACTCCCGACATTGCCGGCGCCGTAGGGTTGATGTTTCCATTTTGTCCCGGAAAGCCCTGGTAAGCCGAAGGCATCTGACCAGGCACAATCATCTGACCCTGATTGTTGGCCGGCCCCTGCATGGGCATTTGCACCTGCACCGGCATTTGGTTCTGCACAGGCATTTGGCTCTGCCCGGACATTTGATTTTGCATCGGCAGGGCAACAGGAGCCGCTTGCTGAACCACGCCAGGAGTGAAAGCGGTGGCGCCAAATGGGGCAGCCGCCATGCCGCCTGCCGTTGGAACAGCAAATCGCGGCCGTGGCACTTGCGGTATGCTGATGGTCGTCGTTTTCATGCGGCCATCGGGCGCCGTGGAAACATCGATCACCCCGTTTTGGTCTTCGGCGCCCGCCACAGCGGTACGAGCAACTCCGGAGGTATTGGAGGTCTGCATCACGCTGAACATTTGCGACTGCCCCGGAACCGCAGCCACTTGTTGGTAACCGACCCCTTGCACCGCTGCCGAAACAGGCCCTGCAACCCCCAGCGGCAGTTGTGGCACCGTCGGCAAGACAACCGGCTGGCCACTCAGCGTGACAGCCGCGGTTTGCGCAGCGGCATTCTGTTCAGCCGGCAGGGCTGGCTTTTCGGGCGTGATTCCAGGCAACAATTGATGCCCCTCGTCGCTGGTAATCATTTCACCTTTTTCACCCGTGAACCGCACCACCAGACTAATTTGCTTCTGGAGCCCGCCGACTTCGTCCCACGGCAGCCAAATGCTGTACGAATCGCCCAATGAGCTTTTACTGTATTTCTTTTGAAACTGGTCGGGGGTGAAAATGTATTTCTTGTCGGGAATGACATTTTTGGGATCACGATTGGTTTCGTCGAAGGCGTAGATCACCAGCGTGCCCTTAACTCTGACCGGCTTGTTCGGGTCTTTGCCGTAAAAATACAGCCGACCGCCAAAGCCGCGAATGCCCTTGGGTTTGTCGGGTTGGGTTTGAACCGCATCAGACCAGAAGGCAACTACCTGCATGGGCGTATCAAACTTGCCGTCTTTGCCAATCTCCCAGGGAATGCCCTTGCTGAGATCAAACTCTGTGGCGCAGCCAGACAACATGGCCACGGCTAACGGGAGCGCCAACAGGGCCATGTTCGCGAGCAAGTGGTGATGGCTTTTCATAATGTACCTCGATCTTTGACTTCACACATCAACCGACTTTTTCTCAAAAAACTTTTGTTGCCGCGGGATAATCACCCGGTGGACCGCACTATTCAGACTTCGCTGGCGTCGGCTGCTGCGGCGGAGTCTTAGGCTTGGACGGCAGGACCGAAGGAGCCGGCAGTTCCTCGTTCCCGGTCTTGGGCAAATCAGGTCCCATCGGACTGCCGTCCGGGTGCAACTCGGGATAAACCACCGTGGTTTCGCTGTCGCTGAAATCATCCTTCCGGGTTCGTAAGCCGGAGGGGCCGTTTAACTTGATAACGTCGCCCAGGCACCAACTCATGCGGGCCGCTTCCGCCTGCTTGATGCGGTCGGCGTCGTCCTCGTTGCGCACCACGTGCGGCGTCAGCACAATCAACAATTCGGTGCGCTGTTGATTGACCAAATCGTAGCGGAATAAATTACCTAATAGCGGAATGTTGGAAAGATACGGCACTCGCCGGTGATCTTGGTCTTTTTCACTGGTGATCAACCCGGCCAGAACAATGGTTTGTCCTTCCACCGCCTGCACAGTTGTTTGCGCCAATGTCGTGTTGTAAAACGGCGAGCGAATCACTTGCCCGTTGGTGTTAATCGAAATGGGGATGCCCTGATCTTCCGGACCCAACGACGATTTTTCCGCGTCGATCGACATCACGATTAAGTTGTCCGGGCTCACGCGCGGCTGAACTTCCAAAATGATGCCCACGTTGTCAAGCGTCACGGTATTGATGGTGCCGGTGGCCGTGACCGAGGAGCTAGTTACTCGCGGCACTTGCTGACCAACTTGCAAGAACGCAGGCTGATTATCCAGCGTCATAATTTGCGGGCGGCTCAGGATGTCGGTCCGGCGGCATTCCGACAGGGCTCGCAACAAAGCACTCACGCTGTCGCTGCTGGCCGAAAGCACCAAACCACCGTAACCCAATTGGCTGTTGGCCCGGCCCAAACCCAAATTTGTGAGTCCCTGCGCACCCACTGCACCTGGATTGGCTAACGCGGCATCGCTGGCGCTATTTCCCAAGGCATTGGTGTTGTTGAAATTGAAGCCAGGATTGTTATCCGCGCCCACAATCGTGTCGCTCGTCACTTGCGTTCCCGCCACGGTCGTGGTGGTTACGCTGCGCGTAATGAAATTCGTGGCGCCCACCAGGCTGCGATCGAATAACACAGAATCTTGCAAACCCAACTCCACGCCGAATTCGTCGGTGTTGTTGAGCGTGACTTCCGCAATCAGCACTTGAATCATGACCATCGGCGGGCGTTTATCGATTTGCTCGACGACCTTCATAATTTCGTCGTAATAGCGCGGCGTGGCGCTGATAATCAGGCTGTTGCTGGTCGGTTCGGCCACCACAATCACTTCCTGGTCGATTTCCGAAAATGGATTGGTGGCCCCTTGCTGTTGGAATTCTTGGTTCAACGTCCGCTGCTGCGTTAAAAACGTGGTGATGGAGTTAGCCACGTTCACTGCCGCCACGTTTTTCAAACGGTAAATTGTCGTTTTCCGCAAGCGCACATCGCTTTCGTCCAGCCGCAGCAAAATGGCTTCGACCACCGCCAAATCGCTGGCGGAGCCCGACGCAATAATGCTGTTCGTGCGCTCGTCGGCGGAAAACCGCACCGGGACCAAAATGTTTTCGACTTCAATCGCTCCGCCTTGATTTATGCCGCCGGCGCCGCCCCCGCCGGTCGTGGTGGTGGTCCGCACCGTTTGGCCAAACAGCGTTTCCAACATTTGAATTAAATTGACGGCGTCGCCGTTTCTGATTTCGAACACTTTAATCTGCGATTCCGACGAAGGCATTTGATCTAACTGTCGAATCAACGCCGCAATCAATTCCATGCTGTCCGACGGTGCGGAAACCAACAGCGTATTGGCTCGCGAATCGGCCGTGATATGCACATCGCTTAAAATCCCGGAGCTGAAGGCTTGTTTGGTTGCCCCGTCGATCATTTCAAAGTGCAACACGGACGAGCGCTGTTGATTTTGCTGCTGATTTTGCTGCTGATTCGCAGCGCCCGCCGCGCCGCCAAATCCACCCCCTGCAGCTCCCGCGCCGCCAGCAGCGCCCGGGAATCCGCCGCCGCCAAACCCGCCGCCTGGTGCTCCCGCGCCGCCAAATCCATTGGCCCCTCCGGCGCCGAATCCGCCGGCGCCGCCAAAGTTGTTCGCGCCGCCGGCCGTTCCGGGAAATCCTTGCTGGCCATTTTGTTGCCCTCGCGCGCCCGCGCCCTGTGCCTGCGGATTAATCGCCGTTTCCAGCACTTGGGCCAATTCTTCCGCCACCGAATTTTTCAACGGGAAAATCCGCAGCTCGTTGACCGCTGGGCTGCTGTTCGTGTCGAGTTTTTTCAACAGCGCTTCGACTTCCTGCAGATCGCGCGGACTGGCTTGAACAATCAGCGAATTGCTGCGGAAATCCGCCACGACCGATGCCGTGCCCCCCAGACCGCCCCGGGCCACAAAAAATTGGTTTACGGTCTGCTGAGCGGCTGTGGCCGAAGCGTGCTTCAGTGGAAACACCTGAAACAGCGCCGACGGATTCACCGGCTGATCCAGCCGCTTAATCAAGTCGATGACGCTTTGCACCGCTTCGTCGCGACCAATCAGCAACAGGCTGTTCGGCTTAACCAGCGGCGTAATGCTAACGGGGCCTTGTCTTACTGCCAGGGTTTGGCTGTAAATCGATTGGATCAGATTGTACAGCGTTTGGCCGTTGACAAACTTCAACGGATAAATTTCGATCCGTGGTTGCGTGACCGTGCTCAACTGCTCGATTTGATTGATGATTTGCATCACGCGCTCCACGTCGCGCGGATTGCCACGAACCACAATCGCATCCAGCCCTTCCAGGAATTCAATCTGCACTGGGCCAATCAATTCTCCGCCCGGTTCCGGGGAAGCCGGCGGCGCTTGATTTTGATCCTGTGGATTTTGATTTTCGTTTGGATTTTGCGCTAGCGGCGGTGTTGGCGCCTGAGCAACCTGCTGCGAAGGCGCATTGGCTTGCGCCGAAGAAGAGCCCGCATCGGCCTGATTTCCCTCTTGCTTCGGCTGAAAAATCATGTTGATAAACCGACCAGCGGCAGCGCTATCGCCATTTTGCAGGGGTTGGCTTGCTGTGCCGGCGGCCCGGGGCTCACTGCTGGCCGTGGAGTTGTTCTCTCGCAATACGGAAAGCGCCTTGATCACGTCGGACGTTTTGGCCGCGTTTAACGTCACCACCCGAGTATCGTCGTTGGCCTGCTGCGGATGATTGTCGAGCGACTGCACGATTCGCGCCCAGGCGTCGGCCAACTTCACGGGACCTTCCAACGCCACCTGCCCGGCTTTTCGATCCACGATCAGGTCGACACGGCCACCACGGGTTTCTAACACGTAGCGCGCCCAATCGCCACCGTGTTCCAGGGTTACCGGCAGCGGCTTGCCAAAGATGCCGTTTAACGATGCTTCAAATTCGCGCCAGCCAAGATGGCTGAGTGGCACGACTTTCGGCCCGCGTGTTGTAGCATTCGGTGCGGTCTGTTCTGTCTTGGGTGCGGCGTCCGTTGCCGGGGGATCCCCTTGCAGCAACGCGCCAACTTGCTCCTGAATTGCCGCCGGGGCAACCACAAGAATTTGAGAAGTGCGTTCATCCGGCGAGATGCGCACTCCCGTCGAAGCCGGAAATCGTTTCGTCAACTGCTGGCACACCTGCTCTAATGTGGCGGGTGGAACTACCGTATACGCCCGAACCACCTCGTCCTGATCGCTTCGGCCGGGATTGGTTGCCCCCGACGTTTGCAGAGGCGGCGCAGGCGCTTGCCCATGGGACCTGCGACCGCATAGCAGGATCGCCAGGAAGGCCAAGCTCCAAATCAATACAAAGCGGTTGGTGAATTGTGGGCTGTTCATGCTTGGGGGGGATAAAACTTTGCCTTGGGTCGAAGTCCGTAAGGATCAATGCACCGCAGGAAAGCAGGGAACGCAGCCCGGTAGCGCCCGCAAACTCTGCGCAATGCGAATAATCGGAATAACCTTCCCAAATCTCCAAGAAATCGTTCGGAAAACCGCTACAGTTTGAAATCAGTGTTGAAATGGGTATTTTAATAAGAATGCGAAAAAAAATTTCCGTAGAAAGTCGGCAAATATCGCAATTCTTGCGTGCGACATGCGAACTGCTGTCAGCGCGTTACTCCGACTGAAACATCGGCCAGTTAAGTCAGGTACAATGCTGGGTTACATTGGTTCAAAAACCAGACCTTATTCTGCTACCGATGCCGCTCTGACCGAGCATCATCGATGCATTTGCCATGCGTCTTTCCTTCCTTATTCAACCCTACACATTCAACAAAGAACGCCCGACAAAGGATCGAAAAATGGGGCCAGATAAAATCGAATGCCTTCCGGCGACCCTGGTGAACGCCAAATCCGACTGTCACCAGCGTCACTTTTCCAGCGTGTTGTGGTGGATGTTTGTCCTGCTGCTGTCAGCGTTGGGCGTGTCTTCCGCCCAGGCCCAGCATGTGTCAGCAGAAAAGCTGTTGCCAAAGAACACGCTGGCCTACGTGCATGTGGCCAGCGTTCCTGAGTTAGTCGAGGCATTCCAGCAAACCAACTTGGGGCGAATGATTGCCGACCCTCAAATTCAGCCCTTTGTCACCAAGCTGTACGAAGCCGCCAACAATGCCCTGACCCAAGTGAAGGAGAGCACCGGGCTATCCCTGGACGAAATTGCACACATTCCTCAGGGAGAAATTACGCTGGCCATGTTGCCTACCGGAAAACCTATTTCCGAGGGCCCATCGAAACCTTTCGGATTCGCTGCCTTGGTCGATTGCGGCAACAGTATTGAATCGGCCCGCAAATTCACCGATACCATTCACACCGCACTGGAACACAACGGCTACGTAGGAAGGCAGGAAAGTGTCGATGGATTTGTCATCTCGATTTACGAACACGGCGGCGACTCTCCGTCGCTGGTATCGGTGGAGCGTGACAACACCCTGGTGTTTTGCACGAATTTAGATGTCGCCAAACAGTTGCTGTCGCGCTGGACCACCAACAATGAAGATTGCTTGGCGGAAAACCCACGGTTCGCAGAAGTCATGAACCATTGTCGGGGCACCAAAGACGAAGAGCCACACCTCACGTTTTTTGCGGACCCCATTGCTATTTTCTCGGAAATTGCCAAAACCGATGCCGCGGCACAATTGGCTTTGTCCATTCTACCAACCATTGGATTGGATGGAATCAAAGGCGTGGGAGGAAGCTTCGTTCTGGCCACGGAAGATTTCGACGGCATCTCGCAATTCTATCTGGCCCTGGGCTATCCTCGTTCCGGCGTGCTGGAGCTCCTTGCGCTTGATTCTGGCGACGATACGCCGCCGACTTGGGTGCCCGGCGACACTGCCAGCTTTTCATCCCTCCATTGGAACTTGCAACAGACTTTCGACAAGGGGACCAAGCTGGCCGATACCTTTAACGGACCCGGCGCAACGGCGAAAAAAATCAACGACCGCGTGCAGCGTCGGACGGGAATTGACTTTGAACACGAATTGCTGCCCGCTCTCACCGGCCGATTTTTGCACTCTACATGGTTCGAACAGCCTGCCAAGCCCGGCATTGGTGCGCATAACTTATTCGCCTTGCAGCTGCGCGATCCCAAGGCCTTCAACGATATCTATCAAAAACTTATCACCAATTTAGGACCGCGATTAGACAAGAAAGCTTTCGCCGGCATCGACTATTACGAAACCAACGGTCCAACTTATTTCGATCTACTATTCCTTGCCTTTGATGGTCCCCGGCGCCGCGAAGACGAAACCCGCCCCGTCCCCTGCATGGCGATTCTGGACGATTGGCTGCTGATCAGCGATCGGGCTGGCATTTTAGAACACATTTTTTCGCACCGCGATGAGGTCGAAAACGATCTGGCTTCTTCGCTCGACTTCAAACTTATCGCCTCCAAAGTCTCTCGGCAGCCGGGCGGCGACAAGCCGGGCATGCTCAGTTTTAACCAATCTGGATCCGGCCTGAAGTATTTGTACGATCTGGCCGCTTCTGACGATGCCCGCCAGACTCTTCAAAAACGGGCAGGAAACAGCCTGTTTTTCAGTGTGCTCAACCAGGGGTTAGATCAAAACCCGCTGCCGCCGTGGGACGTGATTTCGCGCTATTTGGCCCCCGAAGGCGCCATGGTCACCGATGACGAGTCCGGCATTCATTACATGTCGTTCGCTTTGCGGCGAAAATAACACATGCGCAGGATCAAGCTCAGTCGTTCGTTCCGTTCGTAATCCAAAACTACCTTGCGCTGCTAATTCATGGTTCGTATTGGCAAACTTGCTTTCGCTTCCGGTTCGCAATCGGGCAATAATTCGACGGGCGCCCCTTCTAGCGCTTTTTGAATTTCGGCATCACTGAGGCGATAGATCAGAATCGAGTGACCCACATTATCGTCGGGTTCCCGTTGCCGCAAAAACGCGCACAGCCGTGCCATCTGCAATTGCTCATACAGCTGGCAAACCTGATCCATGCTTGGCGCACCAATGCTCGACGTAATCTGCTGAATCGCATCCGCATTCCCGCCTGCTTGCCGATAGGCGAGTACTGCCTTACTAAGCTGTTGATACAAATCTTCGTATCGTGCATTCCATTTTCCGGGAAACTTAAAATAAACGCCTTCAAGCATGGTGGCGCTAATGCAATAGGCGCCGCCAGCCAGCGGTTTGGGAACGCCGGGCGCTGGTACGTCGATGAACCCAGGCAGCCTGATCGCATCAATCCCGTAATACGTGGAAGAAGCCTCTCCGAAATACGACAGGTAAACGCGTCGGGGATCATGGGTATCATCCGGATGCGCATCCAGCCAACGCTTTAGCTCTTTCAAATCTTGACCCCAATCGAGCGAACTGTCGACCAAATGCTTGTAGCCTTGCGCCGGCCCGCCGGCCAACACGTTGAAATACGCCAAATAGTCCGGCCACATCCACAGGCCCTCGAGCATGGCCAGCACTAAGGAACCAGCCAGCAAGACTCGGGCCCCCCACAGCACTTGATGAGAGAAGCTCGGCGACGACGGCGCAACATCAACGGCTTTACGGCCTGTCTCCCTGGGCTGGTTTGCCAAGGACTTAGGCCACGCCCGAAACCAGCATGCCGCGGCCCCGGCCAAAATAAACATCGGCGGATAGGTGGGCAACAAATGCCGCTGTCCAATGTTCAAATGACTGGTCAGCGAAAACATCCAGTACACCGCCAGCAACACCCACAGCGGCGTCAACGAATACAGATGGCCGCTTCCAGGATTTGTAGAAGACAGCCTACCGTCGCGGCCGCTCGTTCCCCGCCAGAACCAGGCTCCCGCCGCCCCCAACAGCAATATCACAAACACTTCCAAACGCGTTTTCACGGCCAGACAATACGGAAAGAAGCCGAGCCAGCCGTGAGTCCCAAATTCACCGTTCAAAAACGCGCGCCGGGCTTCGGTGGTCGAAAGCGTATAGGAAAAGCCGTACAAAAAAGGCTCCGGCAGCCAGTGGCGCTCGCCGATGAATTCGACGACCGGCCGAACCATGCCCAAATGGTCTGCAAAATACTCCCAGGCCGTGGTAAAGGGAACTTCTTGCCTAGCACTAGGGTTCAACGTGGCATATCGAAAGCCGTAGGAGGCCCAAATCAAAAGATCGACCACCAACAGTTGGAGTAGCATCGCGCCGGCTAGCACCGCCAGTTGCTTCAGCCGGCCGCGAATTGCATACCGCCCCCCCAAGGCCACAACCAGGGGCTTCGAGTTGCACAGCCGCACGCCCAACAGCAGCAAGCCCATCGGCACGATCAGCACGCCGGAAAACTTCGACAACACTAGCCCGGCCAGCGTGAAGCTGCTGATCGCCACAGTAAAGGGAGAAACACGCTGCAAGAAGGTCCACAAAGACCAGCTGGCAGCCGTAAAAAACAAGGCTCCCGCCAAATCCGACGTCACCAACCAGCCGTTGCCCAGCATCGTCGGCGAGAAAGCGTACAGCGACAGGCTGATCAAACCGCCGATTACGCCAAACAACTGTCGCGACCAAAAATACACCACCGCTCCCAGTGCGGCGCTCAACAAGCCAATCATCACCCTGCCTTGAAAAATCAGGCTGTCGGCGTCGTTGCCGGAAGCGTACAAAAATTCGTTGGAAAAATCGTACCGCATGCCGTTTATCCAAGCGGAATCGTCAGCCGGCGGAAATCGATTCCCCTCTAACCAAACCGGCACGGCGGCCCAACGCTGCGGCCAGTTGCCGCTTTCAGCATTTAAACGGTAATCGTTGGCCACCCAATAACTTTCTCCAGCCGCTAAATGCAAGCCTTCGTCAAAGGTGAGCGTTTTGCGATGGGCAGCGCTCAACCCCAACCACAGATGGCAACCCAAAAGCAGA
The nucleotide sequence above comes from Pirellulales bacterium. Encoded proteins:
- a CDS encoding secretin N-terminal domain-containing protein; translation: MNSPQFTNRFVLIWSLAFLAILLCGRRSHGQAPAPPLQTSGATNPGRSDQDEVVRAYTVVPPATLEQVCQQLTKRFPASTGVRISPDERTSQILVVAPAAIQEQVGALLQGDPPATDAAPKTEQTAPNATTRGPKVVPLSHLGWREFEASLNGIFGKPLPVTLEHGGDWARYVLETRGGRVDLIVDRKAGQVALEGPVKLADAWARIVQSLDNHPQQANDDTRVVTLNAAKTSDVIKALSVLRENNSTASSEPRAAGTASQPLQNGDSAAAGRFINMIFQPKQEGNQADAGSSSAQANAPSQQVAQAPTPPLAQNPNENQNPQDQNQAPPASPEPGGELIGPVQIEFLEGLDAIVVRGNPRDVERVMQIINQIEQLSTVTQPRIEIYPLKFVNGQTLYNLIQSIYSQTLAVRQGPVSITPLVKPNSLLLIGRDEAVQSVIDLIKRLDQPVNPSALFQVFPLKHASATAAQQTVNQFFVARGGLGGTASVVADFRSNSLIVQASPRDLQEVEALLKKLDTNSSPAVNELRIFPLKNSVAEELAQVLETAINPQAQGAGARGQQNGQQGFPGTAGGANNFGGAGGFGAGGANGFGGAGAPGGGFGGGGFPGAAGGAGAAGGGFGGAAGAANQQQNQQQNQQRSSVLHFEMIDGATKQAFSSGILSDVHITADSRANTLLVSAPSDSMELIAALIRQLDQMPSSESQIKVFEIRNGDAVNLIQMLETLFGQTVRTTTTTGGGGAGGINQGGAIEVENILVPVRFSADERTNSIIASGSASDLAVVEAILLRLDESDVRLRKTTIYRLKNVAAVNVANSITTFLTQQRTLNQEFQQQGATNPFSEIDQEVIVVAEPTSNSLIISATPRYYDEIMKVVEQIDKRPPMVMIQVLIAEVTLNNTDEFGVELGLQDSVLFDRSLVGATNFITRSVTTTTVAGTQVTSDTIVGADNNPGFNFNNTNALGNSASDAALANPGAVGAQGLTNLGLGRANSQLGYGGLVLSASSDSVSALLRALSECRRTDILSRPQIMTLDNQPAFLQVGQQVPRVTSSSVTATGTINTVTLDNVGIILEVQPRVSPDNLIVMSIDAEKSSLGPEDQGIPISINTNGQVIRSPFYNTTLAQTTVQAVEGQTIVLAGLITSEKDQDHRRVPYLSNIPLLGNLFRYDLVNQQRTELLIVLTPHVVRNEDDADRIKQAEAARMSWCLGDVIKLNGPSGLRTRKDDFSDSETTVVYPELHPDGSPMGPDLPKTGNEELPAPSVLPSKPKTPPQQPTPAKSE